Genomic DNA from Amycolatopsis alba DSM 44262:
GCTCCGTGATCGCGCCGGACCAGGTGCAGGCAGAGGTCGATCCCCGCGCCGGCCCCGGCGCTCGTGGCGACGTCGCCGTGATCCACGTAGAGCAGGTCCGGTTCCACGGTGATCCGGGGGAATTCCGCTCGCAGCCGAGCGGCCCGCGCCCAGTGCGTCGTCGCCGACCTTCCGTCGAGCAGCCCGGTGCGGGCCAGCGCGAAGACGCCGGAACAGATCGTGGCGAGTCTCGCTCCCCTGGCGTGCGCGCGGAGGAGCGCCCGGCGCACGGGTGCCGACAAGGCGGCTTCCACCGGGGACCAGCCGGGGATGAGCACGGTGTCCGCGTCCGCCAGCGCGGACAGGCCCCGTGTCACGGACATCGCGTACCCGGCCGTGGTCGGGACCTGGCCGGGTTTCTCCGTGCAGACGTCGAATTCGTAGTGCCGCGGCACTCCCGCCCGCACCGTGCCGAAGACCTCGGCGGCGATCCCGAGCTCGAACGTCGACTGGACCGGCCGCACCAAGGCCATCACGCGATGCATGGCAGGAAAGTACCCCATGATGTCTTCCTGGACACTGTCCGACGGCGCGACGATCGCGGCACCATGAGGTCATGCACCCCGAGATCCTCAGCCAAGAGGGCTACACTTCCGTGTCAGTCAAGGAATCCCCCGTTCGCGAGCTGTTCCCCGGAATCCGGCTTCGTCCACTGTGGACAGGCGCGGACGGCGCGCACGCCAACGTCCTGGAGATGGATCCCGGCACCTCGTGGCCGCACCGCGACGTCCACGAACCGGGCTCCGAGGAGGTGTACGTCGTCTCCGGCACGTTCAACGACGGTGCGCGGGACTATCCGGCCGGAACGTTCCTGCACGCCCCGGCCGGTTCGTGGCACGTGCCCGCGTCGGCGACCGGATGCACCTTGTTCGTCTTCTATCCCGAAGGCTGACGCCGGGTCAGCCGACGACCGACAGTCCGCTCTCGGCCGCGAGGATTCCCGCGACGGAGACGGCCTGCTCACTGGTGATCTTCGCGCCGCGCAAGGTGAGCAGGCCCCGGACACCGGACAGCCGCGAGCCGCGCAGATCGCAGTCGACCGCGGCGGTCGCCACGAATTCCGCGTCCGCGAAGTCACAGTCCACAAAGGTCAGACGGGAAAGGTCGCCGGAGAACACCGTCTCCCGGAAGGAACATCCGGAGAACACGGCCGAACCCTTCACCCGCTCGACCGCCACCGACGCGTAGTCGAACCGCGCGTTCTCGACGTACAGATCGGAGGCGGACGCGATCGACACGCCCAGCCCGATCGCCCGGCAGCGGAGAATCTCGACGCGTCGTGCCGAGAGTTCGCGGATGGCCGCGTTGGACAGGTCGACGCCTTCGAGGACCACATCGGACAGCGTCAGCCTGTCGAGCCGGGCGTTCGCCAGACTCACGTCCGAGACCAGGGAACGCGCGATCTCCCCGCCGCCGCGGACGCCGTCCTGATCACCGCCGTCGAGATGGACGGAGTCGAAATCGAAATCGCCATCGAGCACGGCCGGTTCGGCGTCGAGGTCTTCTCGCTCGACCAAGGGGCGCCGCACCTTGATGCCGTCGAAATCCCGGAACTCCATGGGCCGGACGCTACCGCAGGGGGTCTCGTGTCGGCGTCTTCGTGCTGGATGGAGGTGTGACGGTGGAGGATTTCGGACGTTGAACGTCCCAAATCCTCCACCGTCGACTCCGGGGCTCGCGGCGAGGTCAGTCCCGGACGCCCTTCACGGCGTCCTTGATCTTCTCGCCTGCCTGCTTGACGTTGGCCTTGCCTTGCTCGGCCTTGCCTTCGGCCTGCCACTGCTCATTGTCCGTGGCGTTCCCGACTGCTTCCTTGGCCTTGCCCTTGAGCTCGTCGATCTTGTTCTCGGCTTTGTCGTTCATCGGGGCCTCCGTTCTTTGTCCGTCGCCTCCGGTTACCCGGTGCCGCGCCCCGAAAACGCCGTATCCGCTGTGGCACCTGACACGTTTGAACCGGAAACGTCGAGTTCCGCCCACACGGTCTTGCCATCGTCGTGATGCTCCTGGCCCCACGCCGTCGCGCAGGCGGCGATGAGGGCGAGCCCCCGGCCGCCGGTCTCCGAAGGCGGACGCGGGGTGGCGGGCGCCGTGCCGGAGTCGTCGACCTCGACGCGCAGGCGGCCACGCCGCCGCAGCAAGCGCACCTGCCGCGGCGGCGTCCCGTACCGCAGGGCGTTGGACAGCAGTTCGTCCAGCATCAGGATCGTGTCCATGAGGACCGCTTCGGGGAGGTCACGCAGTTCCGCACGTGCCCAGGCGCGGACGCGGGCCAGTTCGCCCAGGTCGTCTCCCACGTCCAGCGCCAGGATTCCGACGGGCGTGACCTGATCGGTGGGCACGGGGACCTCCATGTGCTCGGCGGCCGTCACGGGCTCGCGTGGATCCAGTGCCCCGAACGCCGCGAACCTTGACGATCAACCCGTCACCGTTCGCCACCCGTGTGACCACAGGGGTAGACCGATTCCGTGACGACGGCCTCGCACGCCGGGCAATTGTTCACCGGCCGCTCACGACGGCCCCAGAAGGGATGGGTGGCCCCGCAGAGCGCGGTGACCGGTTCACCCATGCCGGGGTCCGGGTTGCAGGCGGGACAGTAGGCGTGCGCCGACCGCTCGATTTCGGCTGTCATCCTTCGCCTCCGGGTACAGGTCGTTATACATCTTTTCGACCCTGTTCAGCATACGACGGTACTTGTTCCGCGTTCTCCGGTTTGCCCGGACCCGATTCCGCGCTTCATGAGGGCTCCGGTTCCGGGAATTCGCAACGGCGCATATTTCGATCGGCCGACAGAATGGATTAATCGAGTTTCTCATGCCAATTACTTCGCTATTACCAGTACATTTACTTACTGCTCTTTTCGAGTGATCGACAGTCATGATCACCTTTGGGTAAAGACAGTGGGCACGCGGTGCCGCTAGCATTGCGATTGTTCCCGGACAGACCAGGCACGCCCTGTTCGCGCTGTCTGCCTCATTCACGACTTTAGTCGGGAGGTCGCGAGCGTGCGCTCGCCACGAAAAGCCAACGGAAACGGCTCGGAAAACCACCACAACGAAGGCGCGGCGACCACCGCCCTGCTTCGCCTCGGCCGTTATCTGACCCGCGCGGAGAGTTCGCCGGATCTGCATTCGGTCCATCTGACCGGTGGCCGGGAAGGCGACGCGTTCTACCGTGATCGCTGGAGCCACGACAAGGTGGTCCCGTCGACGCACGGCGTGAACTGCACGGGTTCCTGCCGCTGGAACGTGTACGTCTCGGACGGGATCATCACCTGGGAGAGCCAAGATCCGGATTATCCGTCCGTCGGCCCCGACAAGCCGGAGTACGAGCCGCGGGGGTGCCCGCGCGGCGCCTCCTTTTCCTGGTATTCCTATTCCCCGACGCGGGTACGTTTTCCGTACGCCAGGGGCGTATTGATCGAAATGTACCGGGAGGCTCTGAAACAGCACGGTGATCCGGTCGTCGCCTGGGCTTCGGTGATGGACGACCCGATGAAGAGGCTGGCCTATCAGCGTGCCCGCGGAAAAGGCGGGCTGGTCCGGGTCGGCTGGGACGAGGCTGCCGAAATCGCCGCCGCCGCGCATGTGCACGCCATTTCCCGGTACGGCCCGGACCGGGTCGCGGGCTTTTCCCCGATTCCGGCGATGTCCATGGTCTCGCATGCGATCGGGTCCCGGTTCATGGCGCTGATCGGCGCTCCGATGCTCTCCTTCTACGACTGGTACGCCGACCTGCCGGTGGCCTCGCCACAGGTGTTCGGCGACCAGACCGACGTCCCGGAATCCGCGGACTGGTGGGACGCCGCGTACCTGATGATGTGGGGCTCGAACGTCCCGGTGACCCGGACGCCGGACGCGCACTGGATGGCCGAGGCGCGTTACCGGGGCCAGAAGGTCGTCGTGGTCTCCCCCGACTACGCCGACAACACCAAGTTCGCCGACGAGTGGCTCGCCCCGCATCCCGGCACCGACGCCGCGCTGGCGATGGCCATGGGGCACGTCATCCTCACCGAGTTCTTCGCCGAACGGCAGGTGCCGTACTTCACCGACTACGTCCGCCGCTTCACCGACCTCCCCTTCCTGGTCACGCTGACCGAACGCGACGGCGCGTACGTCCCGTCGAAGTTCCTCACCGCCGCGGACCTCGGGGACACCGGGGCGGAGCCGGACTGGAAGACCGTCCTCGTCGACGACCGCACCGGGGAACCGGTCGTGCCCAACGGTTCCGTCGGTTTCCGCTGGAACGAACACGACCAGGGCCGCTGGAACCTCGACCTCGGCGACGTCGTGCCGCGGCTGAGCCTGCTCACCGACCCCGGTCACGAGGGTGTCGAGGTACTGCTCCCCCGGTTCGACGCGGACGGCGTCCTGCGGCGCGGGGTACCCGCCGTGGAGCACGGCGGCCGGCTGGTCACCACCGTGTTCGACCTGCTGATGGCGCAGTACGGGGTGCGACGCGGCGACCTGCCCGGCCGGTGGCCGTCCGGCTACGACGATCCGGCGGAACCGTGCACCCCGGCCTGGCAGCAGGAGATCACCTCGGTCCCGGCCGAGCGGGTCGCCAGGATCGCCAGGGAGTTCGCCGAGACCGCGGAGGCCTCCCGCGGCCGGTGCATGATCCTGATGGGCGCGGGCACCAACCACTGGTTCCACTCCGACACCATCTACCGGTCCTTCCTGGCGCTGCTGACGATGACCGGCTGTCAGGGCCGCAACGGCGGCGGCTGGGCGCATTACGTCGGCCAGGAGAAGGTACGGCCGCTGACCGGACATCAGACCCTGGCAGGCGCGATGGACTGGATGCGGCCCGCCCGGCAGATGATCGGGACCGCCTACTGGTACCTGCACACCGGCCAATGGCGCTACGACGCGCTGCGCAACGACGAACTGACCTCGCCGCTGGCACCGGGGAAGCTCGCCGGGACCAGCGCGGCGGACGCGCTCGCGCAGTCGGCGCGGCTGGGCTGGATGCCCTCGTTCCCCACTTTCGACCGCAATCCGCTCGACCTGGTCGACGAGGCCGAGGAAGCCGGGCTCGACCCCGTCCGCCACGCCACCGCGCAACTGCGTGAAGGCAAGCTGGGATTCGCCGCCGAGGATCCGGACGCGCCCGAGAACTGGCCGCGGGTGCTCACGGTGTGGCGGTCCAACCTGCTCGGCTCCTCGGCCAAGGGCCACGAGTACTTCCTGCGTCACCTGCTCGGCACCGACGCGAACCTGCGCGGTGAGGAGGCGCCGCCGGACGCCCGGCCGAAATCCGTGAAATGGCGGGACGCCGCCCCGGTCGGCAAATTGGATCTTATGCTGGCAATCGATTACCGCATGACCAGCACCACCTTGTTCGCGGATCTCGTACTCCCCGCCGCGACCTGGTACGAGAAGCACGATCTCTCGTCGACGGACATGCATCCCTTCGTGCATTCCTTCAACGCCGCCGTCGATCCGCCGTGGCAGACCCGCACCGATTTCGAGGCGTTCCACACGATCGCGAAGCGGTTCAGCGAACTCGCCGAGCGGCATCTCGGGGTGCGCAAGGATCTCGTCGCCACTCCGATGACGCACGACACGCCCGGCGAAACAGCTCAGCCGGGCGGGGTCGTCCGCGACTGGCGCGACGGCGACGTCGAGCCGATCCCCGGCGTGACCATGCCGAAGCTGACCGTCGTCGAACGCGATTATCCCGCGGTGGCGGCGAAACTGGCCACGCTCGGCCCGCTGCTGGAGAAGCTGGGCGCCACCAGCAAGGGCCTGACCTACGACGTCGGCGAGGAAGTGAACTGGCTGCGCGCGAAGAACGGTGTCGCGACGACCGGAGCCGCCCAGGGCCAGGCGCTGATCGACACCGACATCAAGGCCGCGGACGCCGTGCTCGCCCTGTCCGGCACCACCAACGGGCGGCTGGCCACCCAGGGCTTCCGCGAGCTCGAGAAGCGGGTCGGCACCGAACTGGCGCATCTTTCCGCCGAGCACGAAGGGAAGAAGATCACCTTCGCCGACACCCGGTCCCGGCCGGCGTCGGTGATCACCAGCCCGGAATGGTCCGGCAGCGAGAGCGGCGGACGGCGCTATTCGGCGTTCGTGATCAACGTCGAGCACGCCAAACCCTGGCACACCCTCACCGGCCGTCAGCATTTCTTCCTCGACCACGACTGGATGCACGAACTCGGTGAGGCCTTGCCGGTCTACCGCCCGCCACTGGGTTCGCAGCACCTCACCGGCGGATCGGGAGACGCCGCCGAGGTCACCGTGCGCTATCTGACCCCGCACAGCAAATGGTCGATCCATTCGACGTACCAGGACAATCTGCACATGCTCACGCTGTCCCGCGGCGGGCAGGGGATCTGGATGAGCCCGGCCGACGCCGAGGCCATCGGAGCCAAGGACAACGACTGGATCGAGGCGGTCAACCGCAACGGGGTCGTGGTGGCCCGCGCGATCGTCTCCCACCGGATGCCGACGGGCACTGTTTTCCTTTACCACGCCCAGGATCGGGCGGTGAACGTGCCGCGCAGCGAAGCCACCGGCAAACGCGGCGGCACGCACAACTCGCTGACCCGGCTGCTGCTCAAGCCCACCCATCTCATCGGCGGCTACGCCCAGCTCTCCTTCGGTTTCAACTACCTGGGCCCCACCGGCAACCAGCGCGACGAGGTCACCGTGATCCGCCGCCGTTCCCAGGAGGTGCGTTACTGATGCGGGTCATGGCACAGCTGGCCATGGTGATGAACCTCGACAAGTGCATCGGCTGCCACACCTGTTCGGTGACCTGCAAACAGGCATGGACCAACCGCACCGGCACCGAGTACGCCTGGTTCAACAACGTGGAAACCCGGCCGGGGCAGGGATATCCGCGCCGCTACGAGGATCAGGAACGCTGGAAGGGTGGCTGGGAATGGACGGCGAAGGGCAGGCTGCGGCTACGGGCGGGAGGGCGGCTGACCAAGCTCACGAAGCTGTTCGCCA
This window encodes:
- a CDS encoding nitrate reductase subunit alpha, which gives rise to MRSPRKANGNGSENHHNEGAATTALLRLGRYLTRAESSPDLHSVHLTGGREGDAFYRDRWSHDKVVPSTHGVNCTGSCRWNVYVSDGIITWESQDPDYPSVGPDKPEYEPRGCPRGASFSWYSYSPTRVRFPYARGVLIEMYREALKQHGDPVVAWASVMDDPMKRLAYQRARGKGGLVRVGWDEAAEIAAAAHVHAISRYGPDRVAGFSPIPAMSMVSHAIGSRFMALIGAPMLSFYDWYADLPVASPQVFGDQTDVPESADWWDAAYLMMWGSNVPVTRTPDAHWMAEARYRGQKVVVVSPDYADNTKFADEWLAPHPGTDAALAMAMGHVILTEFFAERQVPYFTDYVRRFTDLPFLVTLTERDGAYVPSKFLTAADLGDTGAEPDWKTVLVDDRTGEPVVPNGSVGFRWNEHDQGRWNLDLGDVVPRLSLLTDPGHEGVEVLLPRFDADGVLRRGVPAVEHGGRLVTTVFDLLMAQYGVRRGDLPGRWPSGYDDPAEPCTPAWQQEITSVPAERVARIAREFAETAEASRGRCMILMGAGTNHWFHSDTIYRSFLALLTMTGCQGRNGGGWAHYVGQEKVRPLTGHQTLAGAMDWMRPARQMIGTAYWYLHTGQWRYDALRNDELTSPLAPGKLAGTSAADALAQSARLGWMPSFPTFDRNPLDLVDEAEEAGLDPVRHATAQLREGKLGFAAEDPDAPENWPRVLTVWRSNLLGSSAKGHEYFLRHLLGTDANLRGEEAPPDARPKSVKWRDAAPVGKLDLMLAIDYRMTSTTLFADLVLPAATWYEKHDLSSTDMHPFVHSFNAAVDPPWQTRTDFEAFHTIAKRFSELAERHLGVRKDLVATPMTHDTPGETAQPGGVVRDWRDGDVEPIPGVTMPKLTVVERDYPAVAAKLATLGPLLEKLGATSKGLTYDVGEEVNWLRAKNGVATTGAAQGQALIDTDIKAADAVLALSGTTNGRLATQGFRELEKRVGTELAHLSAEHEGKKITFADTRSRPASVITSPEWSGSESGGRRYSAFVINVEHAKPWHTLTGRQHFFLDHDWMHELGEALPVYRPPLGSQHLTGGSGDAAEVTVRYLTPHSKWSIHSTYQDNLHMLTLSRGGQGIWMSPADAEAIGAKDNDWIEAVNRNGVVVARAIVSHRMPTGTVFLYHAQDRAVNVPRSEATGKRGGTHNSLTRLLLKPTHLIGGYAQLSFGFNYLGPTGNQRDEVTVIRRRSQEVRY
- a CDS encoding pentapeptide repeat-containing protein; its protein translation is MEFRDFDGIKVRRPLVEREDLDAEPAVLDGDFDFDSVHLDGGDQDGVRGGGEIARSLVSDVSLANARLDRLTLSDVVLEGVDLSNAAIRELSARRVEILRCRAIGLGVSIASASDLYVENARFDYASVAVERVKGSAVFSGCSFRETVFSGDLSRLTFVDCDFADAEFVATAAVDCDLRGSRLSGVRGLLTLRGAKITSEQAVSVAGILAAESGLSVVG
- a CDS encoding ATP-binding protein — translated: MPTDQVTPVGILALDVGDDLGELARVRAWARAELRDLPEAVLMDTILMLDELLSNALRYGTPPRQVRLLRRRGRLRVEVDDSGTAPATPRPPSETGGRGLALIAACATAWGQEHHDDGKTVWAELDVSGSNVSGATADTAFSGRGTG
- a CDS encoding GlxA family transcriptional regulator produces the protein MHRVMALVRPVQSTFELGIAAEVFGTVRAGVPRHYEFDVCTEKPGQVPTTAGYAMSVTRGLSALADADTVLIPGWSPVEAALSAPVRRALLRAHARGARLATICSGVFALARTGLLDGRSATTHWARAARLRAEFPRITVEPDLLYVDHGDVATSAGAGAGIDLCLHLVRRDHGAAYAALVARHMVMPPHRDGGQAQFVPAPPPEDELDGLLEWAGERLGTPLSVGDLASHLNVSPRTLARRFADRLGTTPGTWLLTRRVTEARTLLEETRLPVEVIATRVGLRSAVNLRRRFRDQVGTTPGAYRRAFRGSVSP
- a CDS encoding cupin domain-containing protein; this translates as MHPEILSQEGYTSVSVKESPVRELFPGIRLRPLWTGADGAHANVLEMDPGTSWPHRDVHEPGSEEVYVVSGTFNDGARDYPAGTFLHAPAGSWHVPASATGCTLFVFYPEG
- a CDS encoding CsbD family protein; protein product: MNDKAENKIDELKGKAKEAVGNATDNEQWQAEGKAEQGKANVKQAGEKIKDAVKGVRD